In the Carboxydothermus hydrogenoformans Z-2901 genome, AAACCCACCAAATCCCTGCCCAGATTCAAACCGGGGCTAAATACGGAATGCAGACGTTAGATATGGCATTAGCGAAACTTTATCAAAATCGGCTTATTTCTTATGAAGAAGCTATTTCCCGGGCCCATGATCCCGAAAGTTTAGCCCGAATGTTATATTAAATTTGGGAAAAATTTTTGTCGAAGAAAATTACAAAATATATTAAAATATTAAACAAAAGGAATAGTTTGTGAAGGTTATAAGGAAAGGAGGAGAGTTATGCCCCAGTACCGGTATAAAGCTAAAGACCTTTCGGGACGAGTGGTTAGTGGTTTGGTAGAAGCGGAATCGGAAGTAGGGGCGAGAAATCTCCTCCGGGAAAAACGCTTTTTTGTTCTGGAATTGAAAAAAAGTGATGGAGCGGTAAATTCAGGATTTTCCTTTAGTTTTCAACGAAAGTTAAAAGCCAAGGATTTAGCCTTAATGGCCAAACAGTTAGGGACAATGATAGCGGCCGGGGTACCCCTTCTGACGGCGGTCAATGTCCTGTCCCGCCAGGTGGAAAATAAAACTTTGAAAAAAAGCCTCATTAGAATTGAAGAAAAACTTCGTAACGGTAATACCCTTTCCGAAAGCTTGCGGGAGGAGAAAATTTTTCCCGAACTTATGTGCAGTATGGTGGAAGTGGGCGAAGTTGGCGGTGTTTTAGACAACGTCCTTGATCGGCTTTCCCTTCACTACGAAAAGGAAGCCCAGTTAAGCGAAAAAATCCGCTCGGCGATGACTTACCCGATGGTGGTTTTATTTGCTGCCATTGCCGCTGTCTTGGTACTGGTTACATACGTACTTCCGCAGTTTACAGGTATCTTGTTGCAGGCAAATATCGAACTTCCTCTGATTACTCAGGTAGTCATAAAAATAACCAATTTTTTCTCCCAGCATGCGGCAACTATTTTTCTCACTTTAGGTGCAATTATTGGAGGACTTCTTTACTGGTTTTCAACCCCTCCAGGGCGAAAAATCCGGGATCAGTTATCCCTTAATATGCCCCTTATTGGTACTCTGGTTTTAAAAGGGATTATTGCCCGCTTTTCCCGAACCATGGCAACTTTAGTCCAGGGCGGGGTTCCGATGCTTCAGTCTTTAAGGGTGGTGCAAAAAACCCTTGGTAATGGGGAAATGCAAAAAGTACTGGAGTTAGCCGAAGATAAGGTTAGAGAAGGAGAAAGCCTGGCCACTTTTTTAGCCCAGAGCCGTTGGTTTCCGCCGCTTCTAACCCAGATGATGTTAGTGGGGGAAGAAACCGGTCAGCTGGATGCAATGCTTACCAAAGCTGCTGATTTCTATGAAGCGGAAGTAGATGCGGCGGTGGGAAGGCTTTCGTCAATAATTGAGCCGGTCTTGATTTTATTTATGGGTGGCATTGTAGGCTTAATCATTGTGTCCATCATGCTGCCGATGTTTAACATGGTAAATGCGGTTAAATAGTTTTTACCCCCTTTTTTTCGGGGTAAAAATAATGGGTACTTAATGAAAAAGTTTCATAACTTTGCCGAGAGAGGAGGTGAAAGGGATGAAAATAAGACAAGCCCTTAAGAACCAGAAAGGTTTTACTTTGGTGGAACTGATGGTGGTGGTTATCATCATCGGTATCCTGGCTGCTATTGCTCTGCCGAACTTCTACAAACAGGCGGATAAGGCCAAAGTAGGAAGAGCAAAGTCGGAGTTGGCTCAGATGAGGAGTATTTTGATTACTTATAAGAGTGAGTATAATAAATTGCCTGACGATTTTACAGCATTATTGAAGGATAATGGTTTTAGTAACGGGATTCCTAATGATCCTTGGGGTAATCCTTATGATTATCAAGCTGGTAATCCATCAACTGGTCCAAATGCCAACTTCTTAGTTTATTCTAAAGGTGCTGATGGTCAACCTTCAACTGGTGACGAAGTTTACGCTGATGTTAATGGGGTTGATCAAGGTAAGAAGCCTTAATTTTTAAATATTTTTGGGCGGGGTTGTCCCGCCCTAATATCCATTTTTTTCGAGGTGAAGAAGTGGAAGTTTTAATAATCTTTCTTTTTGGCCTGATAATTGGAAGCTTTTTAAATGTAGTTATCTATAGACTTCCCAGAGGACAATCAATACTGTATCCTCCATCGACCTGTCCAAACTGCGGTCAAAGACTAAAACCATGGCACTTAATTCCAGTATTAAGCTTTCTCTTGCAAAAAGGTCGCTGTGCTTATTGCGGGGGGAAGATATCTTTTAAATACCCTTTGGTGGAGTTAATCACCGCTTTTATCTTTAGCGTTGTGCACTTGAAATTTGGCTTAAGTTTATTAACTCTAAAATATCTACTTTTTTTTATTTTCCTTATCCCGCTATTTTTTCTTGACCTGGAAAACTTTCTCCTGCCGGATAAGCTAACTTACCCTTTATTTCTGGCAGGAGTTTTGATAAACCTTATTACCCGGGAGCTTTCCTGGAAAAGCTTAATTTTTGGCGTTATTACCGGTTTTGGCTTACTGTTCCTCCTGGCTCTTATCTCCCGCGGAGGTATGGGCGGAGGGGATATTAAGCTTGCCGCAGGGCTCGGGGCATTTTTGGGTTTTCCCCTTATTTTAGAGACGCTATTTTTAGCGTTTTTCTTTGGCGGGCTTACTGGGATAATTTTGCTTTTGACGAAAAAAAAGGCTCGCGGTGACATGGTACCTTTTGGCCCGTTTTTAATAGGGGCAGCATTTATTACCGTTTTATGGGGAGAAAAAATTATAAAATGGTATTTAAAAATATTTTTCCTGTAACCGAAAAAGGCTTTACTTTAATCGAGCTCATTGTGGTAATAACTATAGCCGGTATAATTTTTTTAACGGCGGCAATTAGCTTAGATTATACTTTAGCAAAGATTACTTTGGCCAATGATGCTTATGCTTTAGCTCAAAATTTACGTCAAACAAAAGAATTGGCCTCAGCGCAGGAAAAGGCTTTTACTTTGTACTTTTTTCAGGAGAATAATAGCTACTTAATCTCGGAAAATTATAAAGCTAATAAACTTTATGTTTTATCTCCTCGGTTAAAATTTATTGCTGTACCGTTGGATCCAGTTACAATTGATTATAAAGGAAGCAGCCGGGCCTTTTCGGTGGAAATGGCTAATAGTTATGGAGTAAAGGTTCGGGTTTATACTACTCCCAGAACCGACCGGATTTGGATTACTCCCTTTTATTAGGTGGTGGGATGATGAAGGAAAAGGGATTTAGCTTAGTTGAAACAATGGTAGCAGTCCTGCTTTTATTGCTAATTTTAATTCCGTTATTAAATCTTCTTACGGCCAGCAGTTTTTCTTATAATGCTGCTGGCAACCAAACTAAAGCCTTAAATGCGGCCCGGGAAATAATTGAAGAGCTTCGGCTTAAAAGTTACGAGCAAATTAACAATACTTCCGGGGTAACTCCGGACGGTTTTAAATACAGCTTAAGTGTTGTAAATAAATCCACTAATCTGAATTTTGCTATTCCCTATAAAGAAGTGTCGGTAACCGTTTATTACCCTACTGGTACGGGAGAGAAGACGGTAGTTTTAACTACTGTGTTCACCCCGCGAAACAGGTGATTTTATGAAAGATAAGGGTTTTACGTTAGTAGAGCTGCTGGTGGTTTTAGTTATAGGCAGTATCATTATGCTGGTTGTTTTTAATTTATTTGTCTTTACCTATAACCTGTGGTTTAAGGGCCAGAAAGCAATTGATTACCAGGAACAGCTGCGCTTTGCAATGGATCGGATGGCCCGGGAAATTCGAACAGCCTCGGCGGTATATAATCCGTATGTAAACCCTCCGTCACCTGGCACTGCTTATACCCAGGTTTATTTAGTAAATACCGTAAACAACGAGACCTACCGGGTTTATTACTATTTAAACTCTCTTAATAAAACTTTATACCGCAAGGTTTACTATCCAAATAACAACCAAACAACGGACCCTCTGATAAGTGATGTCAATTTTACCGTATATTATTTAGGTTATGATGCGGTTACCAACAAAATTTATAACTTAAAACTCAATCTTAGTTTAATTAATAAACCTTCTGCTACCCTTTCCACTTCGGTGGTAACCAGGGTAACGAGATAGGTGGTGAAATTTTGTTAAAAGATGATAAAGGTTATATTTTATTAACGGTTTTAGTTATTGGTATTATTTTTGCTATTTTAGCCACCGGATTGTTTAACTTATCTTTAAACGAAAAAAGTATTTCTAACATAAATTTAGGAAAGGAACAAGCCTACTATTGTGCAGAGGCCGGACTGGAGCTGGCGTTATACGCTTTAGAAAAAGACCCACAAAAGTTTCTAAGGCAAAATTTAACATTAGACGAATTTAGCGATTTGCCGGTAGGGAATGGTAAAATTGAGCAAGTAACTTCCCAAATCAGTTCGGTGAGTGGAAGTGTATATACAATATTGCTAGAAAGTAAGGGTATTGTGCCCAATGGGGCAAAAAAGACCGTTCAAGCAAGGGTAAAGGTAAGTTTAGGTGCAGCGCAAAATTTAAACCTCAACAATTTTACTTTATTCTTAAATAATAATGAGCCTAATTTAAATTTCAACAAAAAATCCGAAGTTATCGGTAATCTTGTTGTTCCGGGAGATATTGTGTTAGAGGCGGATGATATTACCGGCGCGGTTTATGGTCAAAACGTTACCGTGTTAAGGGGAGAAGGCAAAAGTTCCTTTACGATTACTAAAATTTATTACACCAATTCCGTTAATACCAACGGTCTTAATATTCCTACGGAAAAAATTAATAATTTATTTTCAACTTTAAACTTAAATTTTGACGATAGTTATCTGCGATCGTTGCCCAATATTGTGGTTTTAAAGACTAATAAATACTCCTTATCTCCGGGCGATAGCGGAAAAATTGTGTATCTTATTCCTACTGAACCTAATGATGAGGTAGAAATAGATAATAACTCGTCTTATCAGTACAACGGAAACTATCTAATTATCTCTCCCAATACAATTGAAATTGAAAGTAGCTATAGTAGAGCGAACAACAATTCAAATCTTACAATAATATCGGTAAATGGGGATATAAAGTTAGAAAAGAAAATAGATGTCACCGCTAATCTGATTGCCTTGAATGGTAGCCTTGAATATCACGACAATAGCGGAAAAGCAACGGTTACCGGGGTTGTGATGGTAAACGATATTAATAAAAAGGAAAATAACAACAATGTGAAAGCAATGCTAACTTACGACCCGTATAATAATTTAACCAATATTTAACAACCATTTTTAAATAAAAGTAGTGAAATTAAAATATTAGAGTGGAAAGAGCTTTACCAAGTTTTTTAGAAAAGGATGGAGGGCTAAGTGCAAAGTTTTATCGGGAAATTTATGGGGAAAAACCGGTATATTTTAGCTTTTGACGCGGGAGTGCGGTATTTTAAAGCTGTTTTACTTAAAGCTGACAAAAAGCAGCCGGAATTATTAAAAACGGTAACTTATCAGATGCCAGTGGAATTTCAGGAGAATACGGTTCGGGATTATATTCCCAAATATTTGCTGGCAGCCAAAAAAGAATTTAACATAGGAAAGGCTAAAGTTATAACTACTCTTCCCGGCAATAAAATTATTTCCCGCATCATCAAAGTTCCTTTAATGAACCAAAAAGAGTTAAATGCCTATCTTGACTTAGAAGCAGAGCAGTATTTACCAGTTCCCGTTAAAGATAGCGTTTTGGCTTCGGTAATTTTGGAAAATGCCGAGGCGGATGATGGAACCAAACAGATGAACGTTTTACTTTCCGCCGCTTCCCGGGAAATTATTATGGATCTTTACGATACGGTGGTTTCTACGGGCTTAAACTTGGATGTGATTGATCTTCCTTTTCTGGCTTTATACCGGGGAGTTTTTTCCCAAATAAATCCGGAAGTGCCGGTGGCGGTAGTGGATATTGGTGCTGGTAATACCCTGTTAATTATCGTTAAAGACGGAATTTTAAAATTTGTCCGTTCAATTAAATGGGGGGCCAATGCCATCACCCAGATGATTGCAACCAATATGAACCTTGACTTTGTCAAAGCGGAACAACTAAAGGAAGAGAAGGGTGAGCTTTTGGCGGCAGATGAGCAGGTGGTTGATCAGGAAAAATTAACTATTGATATAAGCATTCGCCAGGCAATATCAGAACTTATTAACGAAATCCGCCGCAGTATAGATTTTTACCGTACCCAGGAGCGGGGGAATAACGTTGAGCGAATTTTAATTACCGGAGGAGGGAGTAAGTTAAAAGGACTAACCGAACTTTTTGAAAGCCAGCTTGACCTTGAAACCTTTACCTTTGCCCCGATGGTGGAGGAAAAACTTGACCCGGCTTTTACTTTAGCCTACGGCCTGGGACTCTGGGGGGTGGAAAGGGATGTATAAAGCTAACCTCCTTCCCCCGGAACTACAAAAAGATGTCGAAATTAACACGAAAAAACTTGCCATTTTGGCGGGGATTACTGCTTTAGTTACCATTATAATCTTTTCTTTAATTGGTTTTATGGTTCGCGTTTATTATTTAAAAAAAGATTTGGAAGTTAAAAAGGCCAATATAGTCCAACTGCAAAAAATTGCCCAAAAGGTAAACGAAACGAAAAACGAAATTTCGTTATTGAATAAAGAAAAAGAGGCGTTTTTGGAACTAAAACAAAAGCGACTGGTTTTTACGGTTATTTTAACGGATATTAATTTAAACATCCCTAAAAATACCTGGCTTACTGAAATAAAATATAATCCGGCAACCAGGGAATTATCTTTAACCGGTTCTACCCGGGATTCGGAAGAAGCAGGAATATTTGTTTATAATTTAAACAATTTACCGCATTTCTCCAAAGTACTTTTAGTGCAGATGATAAGAAACAATACGGGAAATTACGACTTTTCCATAAAGGCAATTTTGAAATAAGGGGATGGTTAAATGCCATTTTGGGAAAAACTTGCCCCGCGGGAACGAATATTGGTGGGAATCGCTCTGGGACTTACAGTTTTTTATTTGTTATACTATTACGCTATCATGCCCAACTGGCAAAAATATCAGGAACTGAAAACCGAGCTTAATACCGTTAACGCCGAATGGGAACGCTTGCAGGGAATTGAAAATGTCTTAGCGACTGAGGTGAAAAATAAGGAGCAGCTGGAGAAGGAGCTCAAAAATATTCGAGCGGAATTTGATTTTAACGTAGAAGATGGGGCGGGCTTTACCAAACTCCTTGCTTCGGCCAAAGAGAAAAATATAAGACTCCTGGAGTTTAAACCTGGGTCGGTAGTGGACAAAAGCTATTATTTTGAATTTCCCGTTGAGATTAAAGTTCAAGGATATTATCCACAAGTGCTGGAGTATGTGGAGTCTCTGGAAAACTTTCCGGACCTTGCGGAAATAAAAAATTTAACTATTTCCTCGGTTCCCGGGGATGTAAGGGGAAATGTGGAAGCCGCTTTTACTCTGGCAATTTACTCAGCTAAAAACCCTGCGGGGTCCCTTATCATTCAAAACTACGAAAAGTTATCTACCGGAAAGTATAATCCCTTTAGGCCCATGTATATTCCGCCGGTAGCTACTACCCCGGCAACTAATAATAACCCGCCTGGGAATAATACTGGTTCTGGTGCAACGGTACCCGGAGAGATTTACAACAATAATACCGATGAGGAACCTTTAGTAAAATAACCTTGACCTCGCCTTACTGCGGGGTTTTTATTTTATTTCTTGGAAAAAAAGGATATAATGTTAGTTAAGGAGAATTTCTCAGCATTAGAGATAATGAGGGGGAAAGCCAATGGATAACTTCACAATAAACGAAGTGTTACGGGAAGCGGCCCGCCGGGGAGCGCCCTTTGCGGAAATATATTTTGAAGAAAAAAATAACTTTGGCCTTGTTTTAGAAGACGGAAAAATTGAAAAAGTAACTCAGGGTTACGAAGCTGGTGCCGGTATCCGGGTGATAGATGATAACGGAAGAACAACTTACGCCTATACCAATGATTTATCTTTGGAAGCTCTTTTAAAGGCCGTTCGGGTAGCTACTCTGGGTTTAAATGGGTTAAAGGACAGTGTGAGCCTGGAAAATCCCGAAGTCACCTCCGGTAACGTGCAGATTAAGCCGGGAGAAGTGGCAGCGGAAGAAAAACTAAACCTTTTAAAAGTTGCCGATGAAGAGATCAGAAGACTCGGTCCTGAAATTCGCCAGGTGCAGGCGAGTTACGGGGAGTTGGAAGCCAAAGTAGTTATTGCCAATACCGAAGGCACTTATGTTGAGATGAACAAAACCCGGGTGCGGTTTGCGGTCCAGGCGGTAGCGGAAAAAGATGGGGTTATTCAGACCGGCTACGATGCCATAGGTACTACCAAAGGTTTTGAGACTTTTAAGGAGCAGCAGGTGGATGTTGCGGCCCGGGCAGCGGGAGAACGGGCCATTAAAATGCTTTCGGCCGAGCCCGCCCCTTCGGGGGAAATGCCGGTGGTGATGGCCGGTGAAGCCGGCGGCACCATGATTCACGAAGCTTCGGGGCACGGCCTGGAGGCGGACATAGTCCAAAAGCGAATGAGCGTTTATGCCGGAAAAAAGGGTCAGAAGGTGGCCTCGCCATTGATTACTGTGGTGGATGATGGCACAATCCCCGGAAAATACGGGACCGTACCGTACGATGATGAAGGAAACAAAACGAAGAAAAATGTTCTCATTGACCGGGGGATTTTAACCGGTTATATGTATGACCGGCTAACTGCTAAAAAAGATAACGTTGAGCCTACCGGAAATGGAAGAAGGGAGTCGTATCAGCATAAACCGATTCCCCGGATGACTAACACGTATATAGCTCCCGGTGAAGACGACCCGGAAAAGATTATTCGGGAGGTAAAAGAGGGTTTACTGGTTAAAAAAATGGGTGGTGGACAGGTGGACACCAATACCGGCGATTTTGTTTTTGAGGTATCCGAAGGGTACCTGATTGAAGACGGCCAGGTTACCGTTCCGGTAAGAGGAGCTACTTTAACCGGCAACGGCCCCAAAGTTTTAAACAATGTGCTGGCCGTAGGTAAAGACCTGGGCTGGTCTATCGGTACCTGCGGTAAAGACGGCCAGGGCGTTCCCGTTTCCGACGCCCAGCCTACTCTCTTAATTGGTAACCTGGTGGTAGGTGGCACCGGCCGCATCCGCCGCAAATAGCAAAAAGAGGTATAATTTTAGGGACTGTCCCCAAATTTATACTTGAGGAGGGTGTAGTGTATGCCGGCGTATGATTTTCGCTGTAACGATTGTGGCGAACTTTTTACCGTAAGATGCTCCATTTCCGAAAAGGAAAATGTCACTTGCCCCAAATGCGGTGGCAAAAATTTAACCCAGCGTTTAACCGGGTTTATGATAATGGGTAAGTCTTCCTCAAATGGAGAGGGGGCAATGGCATCCGGTTCAAGCTGCAGCGGCAAAAGCTGTTCCGGTTGTTCTGGGTGTTAATGTGGATTTCAAAAGAGTCGGCTTTTGCCGGCTATTTTTTTGCCTGTTAAAAAATTCTTACCAGATTGAAGTAATATCCTGAAAAATTTCTCAATATATATACTCTCGGGTAAAAAATTTGGCAATAGATAAGGCACCCGGGGGGAAAAGGGGGTGAAAAAGGACACC is a window encoding:
- a CDS encoding type II secretion system F family protein, whose protein sequence is MPQYRYKAKDLSGRVVSGLVEAESEVGARNLLREKRFFVLELKKSDGAVNSGFSFSFQRKLKAKDLALMAKQLGTMIAAGVPLLTAVNVLSRQVENKTLKKSLIRIEEKLRNGNTLSESLREEKIFPELMCSMVEVGEVGGVLDNVLDRLSLHYEKEAQLSEKIRSAMTYPMVVLFAAIAAVLVLVTYVLPQFTGILLQANIELPLITQVVIKITNFFSQHAATIFLTLGAIIGGLLYWFSTPPGRKIRDQLSLNMPLIGTLVLKGIIARFSRTMATLVQGGVPMLQSLRVVQKTLGNGEMQKVLELAEDKVREGESLATFLAQSRWFPPLLTQMMLVGEETGQLDAMLTKAADFYEAEVDAAVGRLSSIIEPVLILFMGGIVGLIIVSIMLPMFNMVNAVK
- a CDS encoding type II secretion system protein GspG, which gives rise to MKIRQALKNQKGFTLVELMVVVIIIGILAAIALPNFYKQADKAKVGRAKSELAQMRSILITYKSEYNKLPDDFTALLKDNGFSNGIPNDPWGNPYDYQAGNPSTGPNANFLVYSKGADGQPSTGDEVYADVNGVDQGKKP
- a CDS encoding prepilin peptidase; this encodes MEVLIIFLFGLIIGSFLNVVIYRLPRGQSILYPPSTCPNCGQRLKPWHLIPVLSFLLQKGRCAYCGGKISFKYPLVELITAFIFSVVHLKFGLSLLTLKYLLFFIFLIPLFFLDLENFLLPDKLTYPLFLAGVLINLITRELSWKSLIFGVITGFGLLFLLALISRGGMGGGDIKLAAGLGAFLGFPLILETLFLAFFFGGLTGIILLLTKKKARGDMVPFGPFLIGAAFITVLWGEKIIKWYLKIFFL
- a CDS encoding pilus assembly FimT family protein, whose translation is MVFKNIFPVTEKGFTLIELIVVITIAGIIFLTAAISLDYTLAKITLANDAYALAQNLRQTKELASAQEKAFTLYFFQENNSYLISENYKANKLYVLSPRLKFIAVPLDPVTIDYKGSSRAFSVEMANSYGVKVRVYTTPRTDRIWITPFY
- a CDS encoding type IV pilus modification PilV family protein, with protein sequence MMKEKGFSLVETMVAVLLLLLILIPLLNLLTASSFSYNAAGNQTKALNAAREIIEELRLKSYEQINNTSGVTPDGFKYSLSVVNKSTNLNFAIPYKEVSVTVYYPTGTGEKTVVLTTVFTPRNR
- a CDS encoding PilW family protein; this encodes MKDKGFTLVELLVVLVIGSIIMLVVFNLFVFTYNLWFKGQKAIDYQEQLRFAMDRMAREIRTASAVYNPYVNPPSPGTAYTQVYLVNTVNNETYRVYYYLNSLNKTLYRKVYYPNNNQTTDPLISDVNFTVYYLGYDAVTNKIYNLKLNLSLINKPSATLSTSVVTRVTR
- the pilM gene encoding type IV pilus assembly protein PilM — encoded protein: MQSFIGKFMGKNRYILAFDAGVRYFKAVLLKADKKQPELLKTVTYQMPVEFQENTVRDYIPKYLLAAKKEFNIGKAKVITTLPGNKIISRIIKVPLMNQKELNAYLDLEAEQYLPVPVKDSVLASVILENAEADDGTKQMNVLLSAASREIIMDLYDTVVSTGLNLDVIDLPFLALYRGVFSQINPEVPVAVVDIGAGNTLLIIVKDGILKFVRSIKWGANAITQMIATNMNLDFVKAEQLKEEKGELLAADEQVVDQEKLTIDISIRQAISELINEIRRSIDFYRTQERGNNVERILITGGGSKLKGLTELFESQLDLETFTFAPMVEEKLDPAFTLAYGLGLWGVERDV
- a CDS encoding PilN domain-containing protein; this translates as MYKANLLPPELQKDVEINTKKLAILAGITALVTIIIFSLIGFMVRVYYLKKDLEVKKANIVQLQKIAQKVNETKNEISLLNKEKEAFLELKQKRLVFTVILTDINLNIPKNTWLTEIKYNPATRELSLTGSTRDSEEAGIFVYNLNNLPHFSKVLLVQMIRNNTGNYDFSIKAILK
- a CDS encoding type 4a pilus biogenesis protein PilO; its protein translation is MPFWEKLAPRERILVGIALGLTVFYLLYYYAIMPNWQKYQELKTELNTVNAEWERLQGIENVLATEVKNKEQLEKELKNIRAEFDFNVEDGAGFTKLLASAKEKNIRLLEFKPGSVVDKSYYFEFPVEIKVQGYYPQVLEYVESLENFPDLAEIKNLTISSVPGDVRGNVEAAFTLAIYSAKNPAGSLIIQNYEKLSTGKYNPFRPMYIPPVATTPATNNNPPGNNTGSGATVPGEIYNNNTDEEPLVK
- a CDS encoding TldD/PmbA family protein is translated as MDNFTINEVLREAARRGAPFAEIYFEEKNNFGLVLEDGKIEKVTQGYEAGAGIRVIDDNGRTTYAYTNDLSLEALLKAVRVATLGLNGLKDSVSLENPEVTSGNVQIKPGEVAAEEKLNLLKVADEEIRRLGPEIRQVQASYGELEAKVVIANTEGTYVEMNKTRVRFAVQAVAEKDGVIQTGYDAIGTTKGFETFKEQQVDVAARAAGERAIKMLSAEPAPSGEMPVVMAGEAGGTMIHEASGHGLEADIVQKRMSVYAGKKGQKVASPLITVVDDGTIPGKYGTVPYDDEGNKTKKNVLIDRGILTGYMYDRLTAKKDNVEPTGNGRRESYQHKPIPRMTNTYIAPGEDDPEKIIREVKEGLLVKKMGGGQVDTNTGDFVFEVSEGYLIEDGQVTVPVRGATLTGNGPKVLNNVLAVGKDLGWSIGTCGKDGQGVPVSDAQPTLLIGNLVVGGTGRIRRK
- a CDS encoding FmdB family zinc ribbon protein, which encodes MPAYDFRCNDCGELFTVRCSISEKENVTCPKCGGKNLTQRLTGFMIMGKSSSNGEGAMASGSSCSGKSCSGCSGC